Genomic DNA from Actinomycetota bacterium:
TGAGCCTCAGCCTCGGCGAGTTCGTCAACGCCACCGGAATGACGGAGGAGGAGGTAAAAGAGCTGGAGGACTACGGGCTGGTTCACTCCCACCCGCTGCCCGCCGGCGGCTCCTACTTCGACGAGGACGACCTGCTGGTGGCCAAGCTTGCCAAGGACTTTGCCAAGTTCGGGATCTATGCCCGCCACCTACGGATGTACAAGAACTTCGCCGAGAAGGAGGCCGGGTTATTCGAGCAGGTTGTGATCCCGCTCTCCCGGGCCGGCGGGGAGAGCCGAAAGGGCGTCAGCCAGTCGTTGAACGACCTGGCGAAGCTCTCCCGGAGGTTGAAGCAGGTAATGCTCAAGTCAAGGCTGAAAGACTACCTCTCCAGCTAGTGCCGCTCCCCACCCGCTGACCTTGAAGCTCGTAGCCGTCTGGCTTGCCGTTGCGGCTCTGCTCCCCGGGCCCTCCGAGGCGCTTGCCCAGACGCCGGCAACCCCCCAGGTGATTCAAACCT
This window encodes:
- a CDS encoding MerR family transcriptional regulator, which produces MKAERSYRNYMTIGDVIKTLAEEFPDVTLSKVRFLEAEGLIEPERTPSGYRRFYQEDLAKLRYILRLQRDHFVPLKVIRKRLEHFDPSEAPDNEAPEAPAPPPIRAAKDENELETLEGGLSLSLGEFVNATGMTEEEVKELEDYGLVHSHPLPAGGSYFDEDDLLVAKLAKDFAKFGIYARHLRMYKNFAEKEAGLFEQVVIPLSRAGGESRKGVSQSLNDLAKLSRRLKQVMLKSRLKDYLSS